From the Psychrobacillus sp. FSL K6-4046 genome, one window contains:
- a CDS encoding VOC family protein translates to MKFHQKPSTYVELVELKVTDLEQSLKFYEEVIGFKVLDRQASKIWLTADGKTALLSIEQPENVVLKQPKTTGLYHFALLLPSREDLGAVLRFFAESGIRIGAGDHLVSEALYLNDPDGNGIEIYSDRPESDWNWEKDSVAMDTLAIDAQAILAAGANTEWNGLPKGTVMGHIHLQVADIEEAREFYELMGFEVVTPYPGALFMSTGKYHHHIGLNTWAGAGAQPASENMTGLEAFNIIYPSIEERETAVKNLREQNISVLEENEIFYTKDPSENKIKMAVK, encoded by the coding sequence ATGAAATTTCATCAAAAACCTTCTACCTATGTTGAGCTTGTAGAGTTAAAGGTAACAGACCTGGAGCAATCTCTTAAATTTTACGAGGAAGTAATCGGCTTTAAAGTATTAGATAGACAAGCGAGCAAAATTTGGTTAACAGCTGACGGGAAAACTGCTCTTTTATCCATTGAACAACCAGAAAATGTAGTGCTAAAACAGCCTAAAACAACAGGGCTTTATCATTTCGCATTACTTTTACCAAGTCGTGAGGATCTAGGCGCTGTATTAAGATTCTTTGCAGAGAGTGGAATTCGTATTGGTGCAGGAGATCATCTAGTTAGTGAAGCGCTGTATTTAAATGATCCTGATGGGAATGGAATCGAGATTTATAGCGACCGACCAGAATCAGATTGGAACTGGGAAAAGGATTCTGTTGCAATGGACACTTTAGCAATAGATGCACAAGCTATTTTAGCAGCAGGTGCCAACACGGAATGGAATGGATTACCCAAAGGAACTGTTATGGGGCATATACATTTACAGGTAGCTGATATAGAAGAAGCAAGAGAATTTTATGAGTTAATGGGGTTTGAAGTTGTTACTCCTTACCCGGGGGCTTTATTTATGTCTACTGGAAAATACCATCACCACATCGGATTGAACACTTGGGCAGGAGCAGGTGCACAACCAGCCTCAGAAAACATGACTGGATTAGAGGCATTTAATATTATTTATCCTTCTATAGAAGAAAGAGAGACAGCGGTAAAAAATTTGCGTGAACAAAATATTTCTGTTCTTGAAGAAAATGAAATTTTCTATACGAAAGATCCATCAGAAAACAAAATTAAAATGGCAGTTAAATAA
- the leuD gene encoding 3-isopropylmalate dehydratase small subunit produces MEPINEINSIVTPLNRKNVDTDQIISKEFLKRIERTGFGKYLFYHWRFDAEGNERADFILNDERYKESTIIVAHENFGCGSSREHAPWAILDYGFRVVIAPSFADIFYNNCMKNGILPIKLSVEEVESILSKENYSIEVNLEEQTIVGEDGVSYSFPIDPYQKMMLLNGWDEISLTFQYEDQIKAYEEKKFAQV; encoded by the coding sequence ATGGAGCCCATCAATGAAATTAATAGTATCGTTACACCTTTAAATAGAAAAAACGTTGACACAGACCAAATTATTTCCAAAGAGTTTCTTAAAAGAATCGAGCGCACAGGATTCGGAAAATATCTTTTCTACCATTGGCGCTTCGATGCAGAAGGAAACGAACGTGCAGATTTTATCTTAAATGACGAGCGTTATAAGGAATCCACTATTATAGTGGCTCATGAAAACTTTGGCTGCGGCTCCTCACGTGAGCATGCCCCATGGGCGATCCTGGACTATGGCTTCCGTGTCGTCATCGCACCAAGCTTTGCGGATATCTTCTACAACAACTGCATGAAAAACGGCATTCTTCCTATTAAATTATCCGTTGAGGAAGTAGAATCCATTTTAAGTAAAGAAAATTATTCAATAGAAGTAAATTTAGAGGAGCAAACAATAGTGGGTGAGGATGGAGTCTCGTATTCATTCCCAATCGACCCTTACCAAAAGATGATGCTTCTAAACGGCTGGGACGAAATCTCATTAACCTTCCAATACGAAGACCAGATCAAAGCATACGAAGAAAAAAAGTTTGCCCAAGTATAA
- the leuC gene encoding 3-isopropylmalate dehydratase large subunit, which yields MAKTIIEKIWDEHIVYEEEGKPDLLYIDLHLLHEVTSPQAFEGLRLNNRKVRRPDLCFATMDHNVPTRNQKEIKDEIARKQINTLQQNCGEFGVPLANIGHPDQGIVHIIGPELGLTQPGKTIVCGDSHTSTHGAFGAIAFGIGTSEVEHVLSTQTLWQAKPKTMQIKVNGELGIGVTAKDIILAIIAKFGIDMGTGYIVEYTGEAIRKLTMEERMTICNMSIEAGARAGLISPDETTVEFLRGREYVPTGEAFEQEASRWLALASDPEATYDKTVEINADEIEPFVTWGTNPSMGSGVSQSIPYKSDFQEASDQQAHEKALTYMGLQEGMPLTDIRISNVFIGSCTNARLSDLRNAAKIIEGCTVHPNVTAIVVPGSQTVKKQAEEEGIDQIFKAAGFEWRESGCSMCLAMNDDIVPAGEHCASTSNRNFEGRQGAGARTHLMSPAMAAAAAIEGHIVDVRKFQLVPA from the coding sequence ATGGCAAAAACGATTATCGAGAAAATTTGGGATGAACATATTGTATACGAGGAAGAGGGGAAACCAGACCTTCTCTATATCGACCTTCATTTACTTCACGAGGTAACGTCTCCCCAGGCGTTTGAGGGCTTGCGCTTAAATAATCGTAAAGTTCGCCGCCCAGACCTTTGCTTCGCGACGATGGATCATAATGTGCCAACGAGAAATCAAAAAGAAATTAAAGATGAAATTGCCCGTAAACAAATTAATACGTTACAGCAAAACTGTGGTGAGTTCGGAGTTCCATTAGCAAATATCGGACATCCCGACCAAGGAATTGTTCACATTATCGGGCCAGAGCTAGGCTTAACACAGCCCGGTAAAACAATCGTGTGTGGAGATAGTCATACCTCCACACACGGTGCCTTTGGTGCCATCGCATTTGGTATCGGTACAAGTGAGGTAGAGCATGTTTTATCGACTCAAACTCTTTGGCAGGCTAAACCAAAAACGATGCAAATTAAAGTGAATGGCGAGCTAGGCATAGGAGTAACTGCGAAGGATATTATCCTAGCTATCATCGCCAAGTTCGGAATTGATATGGGAACTGGCTACATCGTGGAATATACCGGAGAAGCTATCCGGAAGCTCACCATGGAGGAGCGCATGACCATCTGTAATATGTCAATTGAAGCAGGAGCGAGAGCAGGTTTGATTAGCCCAGACGAGACAACAGTCGAGTTTTTACGAGGCAGAGAATACGTTCCAACAGGTGAAGCATTTGAACAGGAAGCTTCACGCTGGCTAGCCTTGGCGTCTGATCCAGAAGCTACTTACGACAAAACTGTGGAAATCAATGCAGATGAAATCGAGCCATTTGTCACTTGGGGAACAAACCCTTCGATGGGCTCTGGAGTATCCCAAAGTATTCCTTATAAATCAGACTTCCAAGAGGCTTCCGATCAGCAGGCACATGAAAAAGCACTTACGTATATGGGACTGCAAGAAGGTATGCCATTGACGGATATTCGAATTAGTAATGTCTTTATCGGTTCTTGTACGAATGCTCGCTTAAGCGACCTGCGCAACGCAGCTAAAATAATAGAGGGGTGCACTGTTCATCCAAACGTTACAGCTATTGTAGTACCAGGCTCGCAAACCGTGAAGAAGCAAGCGGAAGAGGAAGGCATCGACCAAATCTTCAAGGCAGCAGGCTTCGAATGGCGTGAATCCGGTTGTAGTATGTGTCTAGCGATGAATGATGACATCGTTCCCGCTGGAGAGCATTGTGCATCCACATCTAATCGTAACTTTGAAGGCAGACAAGGAGCAGGAGCGCGAACTCATCTCATGAGTCCAGCTATGGCAGCTGCTGCAGCTATCGAAGGACATATTGTAGACGTTCGAAAATTTCAACTAGTGCCTGCTTAA
- the leuB gene encoding 3-isopropylmalate dehydrogenase — protein sequence MEKTITVLPGDGIGPEVTEAAVKVLQTIAKRYNHTFNLQFALIGGAAIDACENPLPEETISLCSDSDAILLGAVGGPKWDQNPSHLRPEKGLLAIRKHFGLYANIRPVKAIPALLESSPLKKEIAENVDMVIVRELTGGLYFAEPRKKTNDYALDTLVYTRSEIERIVDTAFQLARSRRGKLASVDKANVLDSSKLWREIVEEKKQGYPDVEVEHMLVDSTAMKLITKPGAFDVIVTENMFGDILSDEASVITGSLGMLPSASTRGDGFGLYEPVHGSAPDIAGQNKANPAACILSAAMMIREAFQMETEAAAIEEAVFNVLNDGYFTGDLQTNGKRVLSTSEWTDKVLDELDSEFVSESIMYSYV from the coding sequence ATGGAAAAAACAATAACGGTATTACCTGGTGATGGAATCGGTCCTGAAGTAACGGAGGCAGCGGTAAAGGTGCTTCAAACAATTGCAAAGCGATATAATCATACATTTAATCTGCAATTTGCGTTAATCGGCGGAGCAGCAATTGATGCTTGTGAGAATCCACTGCCAGAAGAAACAATCAGCTTGTGCAGTGATAGTGATGCCATCCTATTAGGTGCGGTAGGTGGACCTAAATGGGATCAAAACCCATCTCATTTACGCCCTGAAAAAGGTTTATTGGCAATTCGCAAGCACTTCGGACTTTATGCGAATATTCGTCCAGTGAAGGCTATTCCAGCTCTACTAGAATCTTCTCCACTTAAAAAGGAAATCGCAGAAAATGTTGACATGGTAATTGTTCGAGAGCTTACCGGCGGCTTATATTTTGCAGAGCCTCGTAAGAAAACGAATGATTACGCATTGGACACTTTAGTCTACACTCGCTCTGAGATCGAGCGAATTGTAGACACGGCATTCCAGCTTGCCCGGAGCCGAAGAGGTAAGCTAGCCTCTGTAGACAAAGCAAATGTACTGGATTCCAGCAAGCTGTGGAGAGAAATAGTGGAAGAGAAGAAACAAGGCTATCCGGACGTTGAGGTAGAGCATATGCTAGTCGATTCAACTGCGATGAAGCTTATCACAAAGCCAGGAGCTTTTGATGTCATCGTAACAGAAAATATGTTTGGAGATATTTTAAGCGATGAGGCTTCGGTGATCACCGGTTCGCTAGGAATGCTACCATCTGCGAGCACTCGTGGTGACGGTTTTGGTCTTTATGAACCAGTCCATGGCTCTGCGCCAGATATTGCAGGTCAAAACAAAGCGAACCCTGCTGCTTGTATCCTATCTGCTGCCATGATGATCCGTGAAGCTTTCCAAATGGAAACAGAGGCTGCTGCTATCGAAGAAGCGGTATTTAATGTACTAAACGATGGTTACTTTACAGGAGACTTGCAGACGAACGGGAAGCGAGTTCTTTCCACAAGTGAATGGACTGACAAGGTGTTAGATGAATTAGACTCAGAATTTGTTTCAGAAAGCATTATGTATTCATACGTATAA